The following are encoded in a window of Lichenicola cladoniae genomic DNA:
- a CDS encoding alpha/beta fold hydrolase, with product MRAASRIRHLVLGALALLPLLSQPARAAPPAPWSLLPPMPSLPVTARSGYKSVNGIRMWYAEYGAGKPVLLLHGGLANSNYWGNLIPFLVAHHRLVIVTDSRGHGRSSRTRQPFGYDLMASDVLALLDQLGMTRVDLVGWSDGGIIGLDLAMHDPNRVDRLFAFGANTDPSGLRRNFDRTPVFGGFIARTRAEYQALSPTPDQYDLFVRQISHMWQSEPHWTRSDLATITIPTTIADGDHDEAIRQAHDRFMATAIPGAKLVILPEVSHFAMLQAPGPFNQAVLEAITP from the coding sequence TTGCGCGCTGCCAGCCGAATCCGACATCTCGTGCTGGGTGCGCTGGCGCTTCTGCCGCTGTTGAGCCAGCCGGCACGTGCAGCCCCCCCGGCCCCCTGGAGCCTATTGCCGCCGATGCCGTCGCTGCCGGTCACGGCGCGTTCCGGCTACAAGTCGGTCAACGGCATCCGCATGTGGTACGCCGAGTATGGGGCGGGTAAGCCGGTGTTGTTGCTGCATGGCGGCCTCGCCAACTCGAACTACTGGGGCAACCTGATACCGTTCCTGGTGGCACATCATCGGCTGGTGATCGTGACGGACAGCCGGGGTCACGGGCGCAGCAGCCGGACCCGTCAGCCATTCGGCTACGACCTGATGGCATCGGATGTGCTCGCATTGCTGGACCAGCTCGGCATGACGCGTGTCGATCTGGTCGGCTGGAGCGACGGCGGCATTATCGGGCTCGACCTGGCAATGCATGACCCGAACCGTGTCGACCGTCTGTTCGCGTTCGGCGCCAACACCGATCCGTCCGGCCTACGCCGGAATTTCGATCGCACTCCGGTGTTTGGCGGCTTCATCGCGCGCACGCGCGCCGAGTATCAGGCGCTGTCTCCGACGCCCGACCAGTATGACCTGTTCGTGCGCCAGATCAGCCACATGTGGCAGAGTGAGCCGCACTGGACGCGGTCCGATCTCGCGACGATCACCATACCGACTACCATCGCCGACGGTGACCATGACGAGGCGATCAGGCAGGCACATGATCGCTTCATGGCCACCGCCATCCCCGGCGCGAAGCTGGTGATACTGCCGGAGGTGAGCCATTTTGCGATGCTCCAGGCACCTGGCCCGTTCAACCAGGCGGTGCTCGAGGCAATCACGCCCTGA
- a CDS encoding alpha/beta hydrolase, with the protein MKTLQSIMLSIVIGGAVTSAAVAATGGACPHDNQGVPPEANSTDKTKPFFIDTTGLDLKTAPPTRDPANPAYPAATTLADGTLPSVTRNGNFIIGPTHPVASDTLAHAGIPHGTVHTFTMSSTDSVRYRPGMVRDDAPDCRNSALEHATTAPGDRSDMIVTTSHPGSWTRSVDVYVPAGYIPGKTTPFLIFGDGGRDGFTNETQLFTTLDNLIHAGRIPPIVAIGVGSGGQDAQGSERGREYDTVSGTYAEWVEHEVLPLVERNAHVRLTRDPNGRATMGISSSGVAALTMAWFHPELYGRVLAYSPTLVNQQWPHDTALPGGAWQYHSAWSGTPRPNLLVHGVTFEATTQSDGLPLIPNTPRKPIRFWFETGDRDLFYPAAAIPDGMHDWTLANENMARALAAKNYTYQFVFARNAGHVDKGVVAQTLPAALEWVWNGYVPVKR; encoded by the coding sequence ATGAAGACACTTCAAAGTATCATGCTGAGTATCGTCATCGGTGGTGCCGTTACTTCGGCGGCGGTCGCTGCGACCGGCGGGGCCTGCCCTCATGATAACCAGGGCGTGCCACCAGAAGCGAACAGCACCGACAAGACGAAGCCATTCTTCATCGACACGACCGGGCTCGATCTCAAGACCGCGCCGCCGACACGCGATCCGGCGAACCCCGCCTACCCGGCCGCAACCACGCTCGCCGACGGGACGCTGCCGTCAGTCACCCGGAACGGCAACTTCATCATCGGCCCGACGCATCCCGTGGCCTCCGACACGCTTGCCCATGCCGGCATCCCGCACGGGACCGTCCACACCTTCACGATGTCCTCGACGGACAGCGTGCGCTATCGCCCCGGCATGGTGCGTGATGACGCACCCGATTGCCGCAACAGCGCACTGGAACATGCGACGACCGCGCCCGGCGACCGGTCCGACATGATCGTCACGACGAGCCATCCCGGAAGCTGGACACGAAGCGTCGATGTCTATGTGCCCGCCGGCTACATCCCCGGGAAGACCACGCCCTTCCTAATATTCGGCGATGGCGGGCGGGATGGCTTTACCAACGAGACCCAACTCTTCACCACGCTCGACAACCTGATCCATGCCGGCCGGATCCCCCCGATCGTGGCGATCGGGGTCGGCTCGGGCGGCCAGGACGCGCAGGGCTCGGAGCGTGGTCGTGAATATGACACCGTTTCCGGCACCTACGCCGAATGGGTGGAGCACGAGGTGCTGCCGCTGGTCGAACGTAACGCGCATGTGCGACTAACCCGCGACCCGAACGGCCGCGCCACGATGGGCATCAGCTCGAGCGGTGTCGCCGCCCTTACCATGGCGTGGTTCCATCCTGAGCTTTATGGACGCGTGCTTGCATATTCTCCGACGTTGGTGAACCAGCAGTGGCCGCATGACACCGCACTGCCGGGCGGGGCATGGCAATATCACAGTGCCTGGTCCGGCACTCCCCGGCCCAACCTTCTCGTCCATGGCGTCACCTTCGAGGCGACCACGCAATCCGACGGCCTGCCACTGATCCCGAACACTCCCCGCAAGCCGATCCGGTTCTGGTTCGAGACGGGCGACCGCGACCTGTTCTATCCGGCCGCCGCAATTCCGGATGGCATGCATGACTGGACACTGGCTAACGAGAACATGGCACGTGCGCTCGCCGCCAAGAACTACACCTACCAGTTCGTGTTCGCGCGGAATGCGGGACACGTCGACAAGGGCGTCGTCGCACAAACCTTGCCCGCCGCGCTCGAATGGGTCTGGAACGGCTACGTGCCGGTCAAGCGTTGA
- a CDS encoding L-fuconate dehydratase, with amino-acid sequence MTRITGLRTLDIRFPTSQKLDGSDAMNPDPDYSAAYVVLETDTPGLEGHGLTFTIGRGNEICCRAIEALAHNVVGLELDWIRENPGRFWRHVTSDSQLRWIGPDKGAIHLATGAVVNAVWDLWGKAVGKPVWKIVGDMGPQEIVRAIDFRYITDCIGPEEALERLQDAATGKAERLQRLLDGGYPCYTTSAGWLGYEDDKLRRLCRDAVDAGFNHVKLKVGRDLDDDIRRLRIAREEIGPDRRLMIDANQVWEVGQAIEWVKALAFAKPWFIEEPTSPDDVEGHRTIRQAIAPVGVATGEMCQNRIVFKQFLMRGAIDVAQIDSCRLGGVNEILAVMLMAAKYDVPVCPHAGGVGLCEYVQHLSMIDYLCISGSMENRVIEYVDHLHEHFVDPCIIRDAAYMPPQAPGFSITMKPESLHTYRFRG; translated from the coding sequence ATGACCCGTATTACCGGGCTGCGAACCCTCGATATCCGTTTTCCCACATCGCAGAAACTCGACGGCTCGGACGCGATGAATCCCGATCCCGACTATTCTGCGGCTTACGTCGTTCTGGAGACCGACACGCCGGGGCTCGAGGGTCATGGCCTGACCTTCACCATCGGCCGTGGCAACGAGATCTGCTGCCGCGCGATCGAGGCGCTGGCGCATAACGTGGTCGGCCTGGAGCTGGACTGGATCCGGGAGAACCCGGGCCGCTTCTGGCGTCATGTCACCAGCGATAGCCAGCTTCGCTGGATCGGTCCGGACAAGGGGGCGATCCACCTGGCGACGGGCGCAGTCGTCAACGCCGTATGGGATCTTTGGGGCAAGGCGGTCGGCAAGCCGGTCTGGAAGATCGTCGGCGACATGGGCCCGCAGGAGATCGTGCGGGCGATCGACTTTCGCTACATCACCGATTGCATCGGGCCGGAGGAAGCGCTGGAGCGGCTGCAGGACGCGGCAACCGGCAAGGCGGAGCGGCTGCAGCGCCTGCTCGATGGTGGCTACCCCTGCTACACGACGTCGGCGGGGTGGCTCGGCTACGAGGACGACAAGCTGCGCCGGTTGTGCCGCGATGCGGTCGATGCCGGTTTCAACCATGTGAAGCTTAAGGTCGGACGCGACCTGGACGACGATATAAGGCGCCTGCGCATTGCGCGCGAGGAGATCGGACCGGATCGTCGGCTGATGATCGACGCCAACCAGGTCTGGGAAGTCGGGCAGGCCATTGAGTGGGTGAAGGCGCTGGCGTTTGCCAAGCCCTGGTTCATCGAGGAGCCGACCAGCCCGGACGATGTCGAGGGGCACCGGACGATCCGGCAGGCGATAGCGCCGGTCGGGGTAGCGACCGGCGAGATGTGCCAGAATCGGATCGTGTTCAAGCAGTTCCTCATGCGCGGCGCCATCGACGTCGCGCAGATCGATAGTTGCCGGCTCGGTGGCGTCAACGAGATCCTGGCGGTCATGCTGATGGCAGCAAAATACGACGTTCCGGTATGCCCGCATGCCGGTGGCGTCGGACTCTGCGAATACGTCCAGCATCTCTCGATGATCGACTACCTTTGCATCTCGGGCAGCATGGAAAATCGCGTGATCGAGTATGTCGATCATCTGCACGAGCATTTCGTCGATCCGTGCATCATTCGCGATGCCGCCTACATGCCGCCGCAGGCACCGGGGTTTTCGATCACGATGAAACCGGAAAGCCTCCACACCTATCGGTTCCGCGGCTGA
- a CDS encoding L-fucose dehydrogenase, giving the protein MDLNLRGKIVIVTGGASGIGAAISQMLAEEGAVPAILARDPPAPAFLDALRAVQPASTFHRVELTDEHACRGAIADIVDTHGGLHGLVNNAGRNDSVGLEAGPEAFRISVKDNLLHYYTMAHYALPHLRRSRGAIVNISSKTALTGQGGNSGYTAAKGAQLSLTREWAVSLLGDGIRVNAVIPAEVMTPLYETWLSQFDNPAERLNTITARVPLGHRFTTAREIASTVVFLLSDAASHTTGQWLVVDGGYTHLDRALT; this is encoded by the coding sequence GTGGATCTCAATCTTCGCGGAAAGATCGTCATCGTGACGGGCGGGGCGTCCGGCATCGGTGCTGCCATCTCGCAGATGCTGGCGGAGGAGGGCGCCGTCCCGGCGATCCTGGCACGCGATCCTCCGGCGCCCGCGTTTCTCGATGCGTTGCGCGCGGTCCAGCCGGCGTCGACGTTCCATCGCGTCGAACTGACGGACGAGCATGCCTGCCGCGGCGCGATCGCGGACATCGTCGACACGCATGGCGGGCTGCATGGCCTGGTGAACAATGCGGGCCGCAATGATTCCGTTGGTCTCGAAGCCGGACCGGAAGCCTTCCGTATATCGGTGAAGGACAACCTCCTGCACTATTATACGATGGCGCATTATGCATTGCCGCATTTGCGCCGTTCCCGCGGCGCCATCGTCAACATCTCCTCCAAGACTGCTTTGACCGGCCAGGGTGGGAACAGCGGGTATACGGCGGCTAAAGGCGCGCAACTGTCGCTGACACGCGAATGGGCGGTTTCGCTGCTCGGTGATGGCATCCGGGTCAATGCGGTCATTCCGGCCGAAGTCATGACGCCGCTCTATGAAACATGGCTGTCGCAATTCGATAATCCCGCGGAGCGGCTGAACACGATCACGGCACGCGTGCCACTCGGCCACCGCTTCACGACCGCACGCGAGATCGCCAGCACCGTGGTGTTCCTGCTGTCGGACGCCGCGTCGCACACGACCGGCCAGTGGCTCGTTGTCGACGGTGGATACACACATCTGGATCGCGCACTGACGTGA
- a CDS encoding sugar ABC transporter ATP-binding protein, whose translation MSAAARFESGTDDGRSGHSIDPAVILSLEGVSKRFPGVLALDNVSLTLHPGEVHAICGENGAGKSTLMKIVSGVFQPDEGTIIYKGLERRFLSTLEAQAVGITIIHQELNLIPHLTVAENVFLAREPRHGPFVDRRKLLADTAKCLQRLGVDIDPGASVRSLSVAQQQMVEIAKALSTDADVLIMDEPTSSLTESETTLLFRVIHELKRTGVGIIYISHRLDEMAEIVDRVTILRDGRYVSTHNFSETSVDAIVSLMVGRDLEDKFPPPTRRPDDHVLLSVDRLTRNKVFHDVSFTLRRGEILGFAGLIGAGRTEVARAIFGADPFDSGEIMFDGKALSIGSPRDGIAQGLAYLSEDRKTTGLATKMSVASNITLANIEDVSSRFGILDFRKEADAARRYVDLLNIRTPSIHQLVRLLSGGNQQKIIIAKWLFRQSRLLFFDEPTRGIDVGAKFAIYQIMDELAARGIGVILISSELPEILGLTDRVAVFHQGQLTRILETRNTNQEEIMHYASGHSRPGQDPASGTAP comes from the coding sequence ATGAGCGCTGCCGCCCGCTTCGAATCTGGCACGGATGACGGGCGGTCTGGCCACTCGATCGATCCGGCCGTCATCCTGTCGCTCGAGGGCGTCTCCAAGCGTTTCCCGGGTGTCCTGGCGCTGGACAATGTGAGCCTCACGCTTCATCCGGGCGAGGTTCACGCGATCTGCGGTGAGAACGGCGCCGGCAAGTCCACTCTCATGAAAATCGTCAGCGGCGTGTTCCAGCCCGATGAAGGGACCATTATCTACAAGGGCCTCGAACGTCGCTTTCTCTCGACGCTCGAGGCGCAGGCCGTCGGCATCACCATCATTCACCAGGAACTCAACCTCATCCCGCATCTGACCGTTGCGGAGAACGTGTTCCTGGCACGCGAACCGCGTCATGGTCCGTTCGTCGATCGCCGGAAACTGCTGGCCGACACCGCCAAGTGCCTGCAACGCCTCGGTGTCGATATCGATCCCGGCGCGTCCGTGCGCAGCCTGTCGGTGGCGCAACAGCAGATGGTCGAAATCGCCAAGGCGCTCTCCACCGACGCCGATGTGCTGATCATGGACGAGCCGACCTCGTCGCTCACCGAGTCCGAGACCACGCTCCTGTTCAGGGTCATCCACGAGCTTAAGCGGACCGGGGTCGGGATCATCTATATTTCGCACCGGCTCGACGAGATGGCCGAGATCGTCGATCGGGTCACCATCCTCCGCGACGGCCGCTATGTCTCGACCCACAACTTCTCCGAGACCAGCGTGGATGCGATCGTATCGCTGATGGTCGGCCGCGATCTGGAGGACAAGTTTCCACCCCCGACCCGGCGCCCTGACGATCATGTCCTGCTGAGCGTGGACCGGTTGACGCGCAACAAGGTCTTTCACGATGTGAGCTTCACGTTGCGCAGGGGCGAGATCCTGGGGTTCGCAGGCCTGATCGGAGCCGGGCGTACCGAGGTCGCGCGCGCCATCTTCGGGGCTGACCCGTTCGATTCCGGCGAGATCATGTTCGACGGCAAGGCGCTCTCCATCGGATCGCCGCGGGATGGGATCGCCCAGGGCCTCGCCTATCTGTCGGAAGATCGTAAGACCACAGGCCTCGCCACCAAGATGTCGGTTGCCTCCAACATCACGCTCGCGAATATCGAGGATGTGTCCAGCCGCTTCGGTATCCTCGACTTCAGGAAGGAGGCGGATGCGGCGCGTCGATATGTCGACCTGCTCAACATCCGGACGCCGTCGATCCACCAGCTGGTGCGCCTGCTTTCAGGCGGCAACCAGCAGAAGATCATCATCGCGAAATGGCTGTTCCGGCAATCGCGGCTGCTGTTTTTCGATGAGCCGACACGCGGGATCGATGTCGGTGCGAAGTTCGCGATCTACCAGATCATGGACGAGCTGGCCGCACGCGGGATCGGCGTCATCCTGATCAGTTCGGAGCTTCCCGAGATCCTTGGCCTGACCGATCGTGTGGCCGTGTTCCACCAGGGCCAGCTGACCCGTATTCTGGAAACCCGGAACACCAACCAGGAAGAAATCATGCATTACGCATCCGGCCATTCAAGGCCGGGCCAGGATCCGGCCTCCGGGACAGCGCCATGA
- a CDS encoding ABC transporter permease, with protein MTERQKDLIQKFAAFGGLVILVIVFSITSPAFFTVGNGLTVALQVTSIAILGIGATCVIITGGIDLSVGSILALSGVVAALAVKNGGFPVWLGMFVGILVGTLCGFINGIAVTRLRLPPFIATLGMMMVARGVALQITGARAVSGLGEGFGVLGNGALFRVERIGDDGFPNVTFPGIPYPVVLMIVLAIVVSLMLTRTVLGRHIYSVGSNAEAARLSGVNVTRVTLFTYMLSGTMAGLTGCILMSRLVTGQPNEGIMYELDAIASAVIGGTSLIGGVGTISGTAIGAFVIGIMRNGLNMNGVSAFTQQIIIGLVILLTVWIDQLRNRR; from the coding sequence ATGACCGAGAGGCAGAAGGACCTGATCCAGAAGTTCGCCGCCTTCGGTGGGTTGGTTATCCTGGTGATCGTGTTCTCGATCACCAGCCCAGCCTTCTTCACCGTCGGAAACGGACTGACCGTCGCCTTGCAGGTCACGTCGATCGCGATCCTGGGCATCGGGGCCACCTGCGTCATCATCACCGGCGGCATCGACCTGTCGGTCGGGTCGATCCTGGCACTGTCCGGCGTGGTCGCCGCGCTGGCGGTAAAAAATGGCGGTTTCCCGGTCTGGCTCGGCATGTTCGTGGGAATCCTCGTCGGTACCCTGTGCGGCTTCATCAACGGCATTGCGGTCACCCGGCTGCGGCTGCCACCGTTCATCGCCACACTGGGCATGATGATGGTCGCGCGCGGCGTGGCGTTGCAGATCACCGGCGCCCGCGCGGTATCCGGCCTGGGCGAGGGTTTCGGCGTCCTGGGCAACGGCGCCCTGTTTCGTGTCGAACGGATCGGCGACGATGGATTTCCGAACGTCACTTTCCCGGGCATTCCCTATCCGGTGGTCCTGATGATCGTGCTGGCGATCGTCGTGTCGCTGATGCTGACGCGAACCGTGCTGGGCCGTCATATCTATTCGGTCGGATCCAACGCGGAGGCGGCCCGGCTTTCCGGCGTCAACGTCACCCGGGTCACCCTGTTCACCTACATGCTGTCGGGAACCATGGCCGGACTGACCGGCTGCATCCTGATGTCGCGGCTGGTGACCGGGCAGCCGAACGAGGGCATCATGTACGAGCTGGACGCGATCGCCAGCGCAGTCATCGGCGGGACGTCGCTGATCGGCGGCGTCGGAACCATCTCGGGCACCGCGATCGGAGCGTTCGTCATCGGGATCATGCGCAACGGGCTCAACATGAACGGTGTCTCGGCCTTCACGCAGCAGATCATCATCGGCCTGGTGATCCTGCTGACGGTGTGGATCGATCAGCTCCGCAACCGGCGGTAA
- a CDS encoding ABC transporter substrate-binding protein, with the protein MKSIGFCKVVALIASTAIVSSASMASAREIAVIVKTVNSTYWQNVQKGAQSALKDAPGDQLTFQGPASESAIADQVNMVENAVNRHVAGIVLAPSDPDALVPVVKKAWEAHIPVVVIDSPLADSGKGFYQALLSTDNVKAGQLCAKALIDRIGSTGSIAVMSYIAGAGSEIGRVGGFTDYIKAHSSLSIVGPFYSQSQMATALNQTTDVLTSHPDLKGIFGANEPTAIGMGRALEQSGRAGKVVAVGFDGNEDLQNFVKNGTLAAIAVQGSFQMGKLGLETVVKLIDHQKVAKQIDTGVVLVTKKNIDSVDAKNVLY; encoded by the coding sequence ATGAAAAGCATTGGATTCTGCAAGGTCGTTGCGTTGATCGCATCGACGGCCATCGTCTCGTCGGCGAGCATGGCATCGGCACGGGAGATCGCGGTGATCGTCAAGACCGTGAACTCCACCTACTGGCAGAATGTGCAGAAAGGTGCGCAGTCGGCGCTGAAGGATGCGCCGGGCGACCAGCTGACGTTCCAGGGCCCCGCCTCGGAGTCCGCCATCGCCGATCAGGTCAACATGGTCGAGAACGCGGTCAACCGGCACGTCGCCGGGATCGTGCTGGCGCCATCCGATCCGGACGCGCTGGTACCGGTCGTCAAGAAGGCGTGGGAAGCGCATATTCCGGTGGTGGTGATCGACTCTCCGCTTGCTGACAGCGGAAAAGGTTTCTACCAGGCGCTGCTCTCGACCGATAACGTCAAGGCCGGACAACTCTGCGCCAAGGCGCTGATCGACCGGATAGGCTCTACCGGAAGCATCGCGGTGATGTCCTACATCGCCGGTGCCGGTTCGGAGATCGGCCGCGTCGGCGGCTTTACCGACTACATTAAAGCGCATTCGAGCCTGTCGATTGTCGGGCCGTTCTATTCGCAGTCGCAGATGGCCACCGCACTCAACCAGACGACCGACGTGTTGACCTCGCACCCCGATCTCAAGGGAATCTTCGGCGCGAATGAGCCGACGGCGATCGGGATGGGACGCGCTTTGGAGCAGTCCGGACGAGCAGGCAAAGTGGTGGCTGTGGGCTTCGACGGCAACGAGGATCTGCAGAACTTCGTCAAGAACGGCACGCTCGCCGCCATCGCGGTCCAGGGCTCGTTCCAGATGGGCAAGCTCGGCCTGGAGACGGTGGTGAAACTCATCGATCACCAGAAGGTCGCCAAGCAGATCGATACCGGCGTGGTCCTCGTGACCAAGAAGAACATCGACTCGGTCGATGCGAAGAACGTCCTGTATTGA
- a CDS encoding amidohydrolase family protein, translating to MIDAHQHFWRLSDHAGQWPPPDLVAIHRDFAPDDLQPVLSSSGVTGTILVQSLPAPADTSYLLDLADRHAFILGVVGWADLKAAEAASVISDLARQPKLRALRPMLQDIADPNWIDDPALDPAIEAMVSNGLCFDALVKPRHLPALHAFALRHADLPIVIDHAAKPDIARNMFGEWRRDMEALSALGNVQVKLSGLLTEAGDRADLPALRPYVETLIELFGFERLLWGSDWPVLLLAGDYGSWLSMCLELIPESEQTKVFGGNASRFYRLG from the coding sequence ATGATCGATGCACATCAGCATTTCTGGCGTCTGTCGGACCATGCGGGACAATGGCCGCCGCCGGACCTGGTTGCGATCCATCGGGATTTCGCCCCCGATGATCTGCAGCCGGTGCTTTCGTCGAGCGGCGTGACCGGGACCATACTGGTGCAGTCGCTGCCGGCCCCGGCGGATACGAGCTACCTGCTCGATCTGGCCGACCGGCACGCCTTCATCCTGGGCGTGGTCGGATGGGCCGACCTGAAGGCGGCGGAAGCGGCTTCCGTCATTTCGGATCTGGCCCGGCAACCAAAGCTGAGGGCGCTTCGGCCGATGCTGCAGGATATCGCCGATCCGAACTGGATCGACGATCCTGCTCTCGATCCGGCGATCGAGGCCATGGTGTCGAACGGTCTGTGCTTCGACGCCCTGGTCAAACCCCGGCATTTGCCGGCACTCCATGCATTCGCGTTGAGGCACGCCGACCTGCCGATCGTGATCGACCACGCCGCCAAGCCCGATATCGCGCGGAACATGTTCGGCGAGTGGCGACGGGATATGGAGGCGCTCTCGGCTCTCGGGAACGTTCAGGTGAAGTTGTCCGGCCTGTTGACCGAGGCCGGGGATCGCGCCGACCTTCCGGCACTTCGGCCCTATGTCGAGACATTGATCGAGCTGTTCGGTTTCGAGAGGCTGCTGTGGGGAAGCGACTGGCCCGTGCTGCTGCTTGCAGGCGACTATGGGTCATGGTTGTCCATGTGCCTGGAGCTCATACCCGAGAGCGAACAGACGAAAGTTTTCGGCGGTAATGCGAGCAGGTTCTACCGGCTCGGCTAG
- a CDS encoding RbsD/FucU family protein codes for MLRGIDPILTPDLLYTLALMGHGDTIAIVDANFPAAACSTRVHRLHGLGAAPVLEAVLSLLPLDTFIPNPAVTMQAVGDAGTTPPAVADLNAVLVRHGAAAAATLERFAFYDATRAAFAIIQTGEARAYGNIILTKGVLGF; via the coding sequence ATGCTACGCGGAATCGACCCCATCCTGACCCCGGATCTGCTCTACACGCTGGCTCTCATGGGGCACGGCGATACGATCGCGATCGTGGACGCCAATTTCCCGGCGGCTGCCTGCAGCACGCGTGTGCATCGCCTGCATGGGCTCGGTGCGGCACCGGTCCTGGAGGCTGTGCTGTCGCTGCTTCCGCTCGACACATTCATTCCGAACCCCGCCGTCACCATGCAGGCGGTCGGCGATGCCGGGACGACACCGCCGGCGGTCGCCGACCTGAATGCCGTTCTGGTCCGGCATGGTGCCGCCGCGGCCGCAACGCTGGAGCGCTTCGCGTTCTACGACGCAACCCGGGCCGCCTTCGCGATCATCCAGACGGGCGAGGCGCGTGCGTACGGCAACATCATCCTGACCAAGGGCGTCCTCGGCTTCTAG